From a single Rutidosis leptorrhynchoides isolate AG116_Rl617_1_P2 chromosome 5, CSIRO_AGI_Rlap_v1, whole genome shotgun sequence genomic region:
- the LOC139850605 gene encoding uncharacterized protein: MTGGFGETASSPTQSSSFTNNNGSNNGDNANFECNICLDLAHDPVVTLCGHLFCWPCIYKWLHTHSHSNECPICTAFIEDNNLVPLYGRGKNSSDSRSTPNYGGSIPKRPAGQRPETATTQDRNAFNGSGFIGGFGPAITASFGNITFSFGGFIPSVFNVQLHTLNFGGHHGLQYGDHHHEVSPLLIIGLIFLFALIWE, from the coding sequence ATGACCGGTGGTTTTGGGGAAACGGCAAGCAGCCCGACCCAAAGCTCATCGTTCACGAACAACAATGGTTCCAACAACGGCGATAATGCAAATTTCGAGTGCAACATTTGCTTAGATTTAGCACATGATCCAGTTGTTACATTATGTGGTCACCTCTTTTGTTGGCCTTGCATTTACAAATGGCTTCATACGCACTCGCATTCTAACGAATGCCCAATTTGTACAGCCTTCATAGAAGATAACAATTTAGTCCCTTTATATGGTAGAGGAAAAAACTCATCAGATTCAAGGTCTACACCTAATTATGGAGGCAGTATTCCTAAACGTCCAGCCGGTCAGCGACCAGAAACTGCGACGACACAAGATCGAAATGCTTTTAATGGGTCAGGATTTATAGGAGGTTTTGGGCCTGCAATTACTGCTAGTTTTGGGAACATTACATTTTCATTTGGTGGTTTTATTCCTTCTGTTTTTAATgttcaattgcatacattaaactttGGAGGTCATCATGGACTGCAATATGGAGATCATCATCATGAAGTGTCACCACTTTTGATAATTGGTCTTATTTTTCTTTTTGCCCTGATTTGGGAATGA